A single Dunckerocampus dactyliophorus isolate RoL2022-P2 chromosome 2, RoL_Ddac_1.1, whole genome shotgun sequence DNA region contains:
- the dynlt5 gene encoding dynein light chain Tctex-type 5, with product MSDVLKDKSIRREKKTSKAPSEGSHGIKVKDLAGKTKDSLSNVSCIEEHHDENTRMVVTLENTYQLGPHKRFPAHAAVEILRDVLPNYLQEEKYEVEWSRQMTKTICEVIRARVKELMIRRYKLVVLVHIGQLAGQSMQISSRCLWDASQDTFASWSFKNTSLYSTATVYAVYYE from the exons ATGTCTGATGTGCTGAAAGATAAATCTAtcagaagagaaaagaagaccaGCAAGGCGCCCTCAGAGGGAAGCCACGGAATCAAAGTCAAAGACCTAGCTGGCAAGACTAAGGA CTCTTTAAGCAATGTGTCCTGCATAGAAGAACACCACGATGAAAACACTCGGATGGTTGTGACACTTGAGAACACCTACCAACTAG GACCTCACAAACGCTTCCCAGCCCATGCTGCCGTGGAAATCCTGAGGGATGTACTCCCCAATTACCTGCAGGAGGAGAAATACGAAGTGGAGTGGTCTCGACAAATGACGAAAACCATATGTGAG GTGATCCGAGCCCGTGTGAAGGAGCTGATGATCCGCAGGTATAAGCTGGTGGTGCTGGTTCACATTGGCCAGCTGGCTGGGCAGAGCATGCAGATCAGCAGCCGCTGTCTGTGGGATGCGTCTCAGGACACCTTCGCCTCGTGGTCCTTCAAGAACACCTCTCTGTACAGCACCGCCACTGTCTATGCTGTTTACTATGAGTGA
- the LOC129176742 gene encoding relaxin-3-like has protein sequence MRSILLMAMLLLRVCRGTQAQVLDDTNTLRLCGRALLRAVVFTCGGSRWRRLIGEEAFRDGSAEPSVVKTRDEAPVLGRYWRDQDQVLIAACCQMGCRRRDLTMLC, from the exons ATGAGATCCATTCTTCTGATGGCGATGCTGCTGCTGCGTGTGTGCCGTGGAACGCAGGCTCAGGTGCTGGACGACACTAACACACTGCGGCTGTGTGGTCGAGCCTTGCTGCGGGCGGTGGTGTTCACGTGTGGAGGCTCCAGGTGGCGACGACTGATAGGAGAAGAGGCTTTCCGAGATG GTAGCGCAGAGCCAAGCGTGGTCAAGACAAGAGATGAAGCGCCGGTGTTGGGTCGGTATTGGCGGGACCAAGACCAGGTCTTGATAGCGGCGTGTTGTCAGATGGGTTGTCGGAGGAGAGACCTCACCATGCTCTGCTAG